The following are encoded together in the Bacillus sp. NP157 genome:
- a CDS encoding alpha/beta hydrolase: protein MPLDTDSARRRFLALAGSSLAAATVGPQALAASQLAAASASASTTFGPLKQVHAGVLDVGYIDMGKSRHPAVLLLHGWPYDIHAFAEVAPALVARGFRVIVPYLRGYGSTRFLDDATPRNGQPAALAADAIALMDALKIRQAIVAGFDWGARTADILAVLWPQRCKALVSVSGYLIGSQEAGKKPLPPKAELQWWYQFYFATERGREGYEQNRHDFAKLIWQLASPQWHFDDEAFERSASALDNPDHVAITIHNYRWRMGLAEGEAKYDADERKLAAGPTIAIPTITLEGDANGAPHPDPSAYKAKFTGRYEHRNVDGGIGHNLPQEAPEAFTKAIVDVAHA from the coding sequence ATGCCCCTCGACACCGACTCCGCGCGTCGCCGCTTCCTTGCCCTGGCCGGCAGTTCCCTCGCCGCCGCCACCGTGGGACCGCAGGCGCTTGCCGCCTCGCAGCTCGCCGCCGCCAGCGCCAGTGCCTCGACCACGTTCGGCCCGCTGAAGCAGGTCCACGCGGGCGTGCTCGACGTCGGCTACATCGACATGGGCAAGTCCAGGCATCCCGCCGTGCTGCTCCTGCATGGCTGGCCCTATGACATCCATGCCTTCGCCGAGGTGGCGCCCGCGCTCGTTGCCAGGGGCTTTCGCGTCATCGTGCCGTACCTGCGCGGTTACGGCTCGACCCGGTTCCTCGACGACGCCACGCCGCGCAACGGCCAGCCTGCGGCGCTGGCGGCAGACGCCATCGCCCTGATGGATGCGTTGAAGATCCGGCAGGCGATCGTGGCGGGATTCGACTGGGGCGCACGCACCGCCGACATCCTCGCCGTGCTGTGGCCACAGCGCTGCAAGGCGCTGGTGTCGGTCAGTGGTTACCTCATCGGCAGCCAGGAAGCCGGCAAGAAACCGCTGCCACCGAAGGCGGAGCTGCAGTGGTGGTACCAGTTCTACTTCGCCACCGAACGCGGCCGCGAGGGTTACGAACAGAACCGGCATGACTTCGCGAAGCTGATCTGGCAGCTGGCATCGCCGCAGTGGCACTTCGACGACGAGGCGTTCGAGCGCAGCGCATCCGCGCTCGACAACCCCGACCACGTGGCGATCACCATCCACAACTACCGCTGGCGGATGGGACTGGCCGAAGGCGAAGCGAAGTACGACGCCGACGAACGGAAGCTCGCGGCGGGACCGACCATCGCGATTCCCACGATCACGCTGGAAGGCGACGCCAACGGTGCGCCGCATCCCGATCCGTCGGCGTACAAGGCGAAGTTCACCGGCAGGTACGAACATCGCAACGTCGATGGCGGGATCGGCCACAACCTGCCGCAGGAAGCGCCAGAGGCATTCACGAAGGCGATCGTGGACGTCGCCCACGCCTGA
- a CDS encoding peptidoglycan-binding protein: MPTELQLRTISAIVNVFETSSVVGHYSAVTFNHADAGHLSYGRAQASLASGSLGRLLQAYVANAAATFGKTFAPYVPRALAVDTALDHDMFFQNLLRAVADDKAMRDTQDDFFAKNYLMPAVQTATRAGITTPLGMALAYDAYVQGGWGTVRDLTNAAVGAMPHVDEKTWLKAYIVQRRRWLTGLASQAHDTGYRMDAFQRLVDLGQWDLGLPLVVRSLEISAATLSATPEDCYDDSHPVGSRDLGLGASGVLRGLDVRRLQVGLSASQPLVVADGVFGRGTADAVKAYQGSHGSAATGTASSALVLELAQPR; this comes from the coding sequence ATGCCGACAGAGCTGCAACTGCGCACCATCTCCGCCATCGTCAACGTATTCGAAACCTCGTCGGTCGTTGGCCATTACAGCGCGGTGACTTTCAACCACGCCGACGCGGGTCACCTCAGCTATGGCAGGGCGCAGGCGAGCCTCGCCTCCGGCAGCCTCGGCCGCCTGCTGCAGGCCTATGTGGCAAATGCGGCGGCGACGTTCGGCAAGACCTTCGCGCCCTACGTGCCGCGTGCGCTGGCCGTTGACACGGCACTCGACCACGACATGTTTTTCCAGAACCTGTTGCGCGCGGTCGCCGACGACAAGGCCATGCGCGATACCCAGGACGATTTCTTCGCGAAGAACTACCTGATGCCCGCGGTGCAGACGGCGACGCGGGCAGGGATCACCACGCCCCTGGGCATGGCCCTGGCCTATGACGCCTACGTGCAGGGTGGCTGGGGTACCGTTCGCGACCTGACCAACGCCGCCGTCGGCGCGATGCCGCATGTCGACGAGAAGACATGGCTGAAGGCGTACATTGTCCAGCGCCGGCGCTGGCTGACCGGGCTGGCCAGCCAGGCGCATGACACCGGCTACCGGATGGACGCGTTCCAGCGTCTGGTCGACCTCGGCCAGTGGGATCTCGGCTTGCCGCTGGTGGTGCGTTCGCTCGAGATTTCCGCGGCGACGCTGTCCGCGACGCCGGAGGACTGCTATGACGACAGCCATCCGGTCGGCAGTCGCGACCTTGGCCTGGGCGCATCCGGTGTCCTGCGCGGCCTCGACGTGCGCCGGCTGCAGGTCGGCCTGTCCGCATCGCAGCCCCTGGTGGTGGCCGACGGCGTGTTTGGCCGCGGCACGGCGGATGCGGTCAAGGCTTACCAGGGATCGCACGGCTCGGCGGCGACCGGCACGGCCAGCAGCGCGCTGGTGCTTGAACTGGCCCAGCCCAGGTAA
- a CDS encoding LysR family transcriptional regulator: MDDRLFDLNLRHLDALLAVARVGTLSGAAAEVNLSQPALVHAVAKMERVLDARLFDRHAAGVELTEGGRRFVRRVDNALRLLVRGVRRVRRGTHGQPLAHVERRLSMAQLRALVAVVGTSSYAAAATEVGVSQPALHRAMRELQEATDVSLLVRVGRSVRPTDAATRLVHFVRLMFAELGAGLEEVGAGGAAGSGFIRIGVLPVARAHFLPRVLATFAADYPAAAVEVIEGPYLELLARLRQGDMDLLIGSERQTVPARDVVQEGLFDDELVIVARAGHPLRGGRLTTAALLRYPWVVPARGVPLRLNWERMFEVRGVQPPPIRLQCASVLIMRGMMLAGDWLTLMSRDQFLLESRAGHLVEIGSPGKDFWRRIAMTRRTEWMPTPLQGRFVALLRRMAAEKAAGSPRP; encoded by the coding sequence ATGGATGACCGACTGTTCGACCTGAACCTGCGCCACCTCGACGCGCTGCTGGCCGTGGCGCGGGTGGGGACCCTGAGTGGCGCCGCTGCCGAAGTGAACCTGTCGCAGCCGGCACTGGTGCATGCGGTGGCGAAGATGGAGCGCGTGCTCGACGCACGGCTGTTCGACCGCCACGCCGCGGGCGTCGAGCTGACCGAGGGCGGGCGCCGCTTCGTCCGTCGCGTGGACAATGCCCTGCGCCTGCTGGTGCGCGGCGTGCGCCGTGTTCGCCGCGGCACGCACGGCCAGCCGCTGGCGCATGTCGAACGTCGCCTGAGCATGGCCCAGCTGCGCGCACTGGTCGCGGTGGTCGGCACCAGCAGCTACGCGGCGGCCGCCACCGAGGTAGGTGTGTCGCAGCCGGCCTTGCATCGCGCCATGCGTGAACTGCAGGAAGCGACGGATGTGTCGCTGCTGGTCCGCGTCGGACGTTCGGTGCGCCCGACCGACGCGGCGACGCGGCTGGTCCACTTCGTCCGCCTGATGTTCGCCGAACTTGGCGCGGGGCTGGAGGAGGTCGGTGCCGGTGGCGCTGCGGGCAGTGGTTTCATCCGCATCGGCGTGTTGCCGGTGGCCCGCGCCCACTTCCTGCCGCGCGTGCTGGCGACGTTCGCCGCCGACTATCCCGCGGCCGCCGTCGAAGTGATCGAGGGCCCCTACCTCGAGTTGCTCGCGCGCCTGCGCCAGGGCGACATGGACCTGTTGATCGGCTCGGAGCGACAGACCGTGCCGGCGCGCGATGTCGTGCAGGAAGGCCTGTTCGACGATGAGCTGGTGATCGTGGCGCGTGCCGGCCATCCGCTGCGTGGCGGGCGGCTGACCACGGCGGCCTTGCTGCGCTATCCATGGGTGGTGCCTGCGCGTGGCGTGCCCCTCCGGCTCAACTGGGAGCGCATGTTCGAGGTACGCGGCGTGCAACCCCCACCGATCCGCCTGCAGTGCGCCTCGGTCCTGATCATGCGCGGCATGATGCTGGCGGGTGACTGGCTGACCCTGATGTCACGCGACCAGTTCCTGCTGGAAAGTCGTGCGGGCCACCTGGTCGAGATCGGTTCCCCGGGCAAGGATTTCTGGCGGCGCATCGCCATGACCCGGCGCACCGAATGGATGCCGACACCGTTGCAGGGCCGGTTCGTCGCCCTGTTGCGACGGATGGCGGCGGAGAAGGCGGCGGGTTCGCCGCGCCCGTGA
- a CDS encoding amidohydrolase: MILFDTHTHVISPDTATYPTDPIGGKQSEWSRDRPVDADGLLRAMDTAGIERAVVVQASTVYGHDNRYVTASVRAHRDRFVGVYSIDAMAADAVDRIDQWQAEGLYGFRLFTTGSTMPGQAAWLGHPDSYPAWAHAEALGIPVCLQMTMDGLPVLRELLTRFPKVRVLLDHCARPDLAGGAPYADAQALFDMAAFAGVHLKLTNRTLEAAGQGASTPADFLAAILKAFGADRIAWGSNFPAAAGTLAELARQAREVLGTLDAADQAAIGHGTAQRLYPFAQTSATA, encoded by the coding sequence GTGATCCTGTTCGACACCCACACCCACGTCATCTCGCCGGATACGGCGACCTATCCCACCGACCCGATCGGCGGCAAGCAGTCGGAGTGGTCGCGCGATCGCCCGGTCGATGCCGACGGCCTGCTCCGCGCGATGGACACCGCAGGCATCGAGCGCGCCGTGGTGGTCCAGGCCTCCACGGTGTACGGCCACGACAACCGGTACGTCACCGCCAGCGTGCGTGCCCATCGCGACCGTTTCGTCGGCGTGTACTCGATCGATGCCATGGCCGCCGACGCCGTGGATCGGATCGACCAGTGGCAAGCCGAAGGTTTGTATGGCTTCCGCCTGTTCACCACCGGGAGCACCATGCCCGGCCAGGCGGCGTGGCTGGGTCATCCGGATTCGTACCCGGCATGGGCGCACGCCGAGGCACTCGGCATCCCGGTCTGCCTGCAGATGACCATGGATGGCCTGCCCGTGCTGCGCGAGCTGCTCACCCGCTTCCCGAAGGTGCGCGTGCTGCTCGACCATTGCGCCCGGCCCGATCTCGCCGGCGGTGCGCCGTATGCCGACGCGCAGGCACTGTTCGACATGGCCGCCTTCGCGGGCGTGCACCTGAAACTGACCAATCGCACGCTGGAGGCGGCGGGCCAGGGTGCGTCGACGCCGGCCGACTTCCTCGCGGCCATCCTGAAGGCGTTCGGTGCCGATCGCATCGCGTGGGGTTCGAACTTCCCCGCCGCCGCGGGAACGCTGGCCGAGCTCGCCCGCCAGGCGCGCGAGGTCCTCGGCACGCTCGATGCCGCCGACCAGGCCGCGATCGGCCATGGCACCGCGCAGCGGCTCTATCCGTTTGCGCAGACGAGCGCCACCGCATGA
- the dctA gene encoding C4-dicarboxylate transporter DctA, with the protein MTAKPALPGTTQPARPRRYYQDLTFQVLLGMALGVAVGALAPDIGEQLKPLGDVFIRLIQMVVGLIIFCTVTHGIASVRDLGKVGRIAIKAIVYFEIVTTLALVIGLVTINVLKPGIGMHIDPAALHTPADAIHPAAHMSFGEFLLNLVPKSAVEAFAQGEILQILVFSVLFACGLASLGDKAKPVLDVVHLVSQSLFWVIRVAMKIAPIAAFGAIAFTVAKFGLQTLVPLAALVGEFFLTCVLFFILVLAPIARWAGFSLWKLMRYVREELVLVIGTSSSESVFPQLTAKLTRLGVQESVVGLVLPTAYSFNHDGTCLYFAAVSVFLAQATGTALGWEQQLGLLLVLLVTSKGGAGVAGSAIAVLAMTLAATKTIPVGSIALILGVHRILSSAFVFTNIAGNCVATLVVGKWEKAVDADQLHEELSRGYKAA; encoded by the coding sequence ATGACCGCGAAACCTGCCCTGCCCGGAACCACCCAGCCAGCGCGTCCGCGCCGCTACTACCAGGACCTGACCTTCCAGGTGCTGCTCGGCATGGCGCTGGGCGTGGCCGTGGGCGCGCTCGCGCCCGACATCGGCGAACAGCTGAAGCCGCTGGGCGACGTGTTCATCCGGCTGATCCAGATGGTGGTCGGCCTGATCATCTTCTGCACCGTGACCCACGGCATCGCCAGCGTGCGCGACCTGGGCAAGGTCGGCCGCATCGCGATCAAGGCGATCGTGTACTTCGAGATCGTGACCACGCTGGCCCTGGTGATCGGCCTGGTCACCATCAACGTGCTCAAGCCCGGCATCGGCATGCACATCGACCCGGCCGCGCTGCACACGCCCGCCGACGCGATCCATCCCGCCGCGCACATGTCGTTCGGCGAATTCCTGCTCAACCTCGTGCCGAAGTCCGCGGTGGAAGCCTTCGCCCAGGGTGAGATCCTGCAGATCCTGGTGTTCTCGGTGTTGTTCGCCTGCGGCCTTGCCTCGCTCGGCGACAAGGCGAAGCCGGTGCTGGACGTGGTCCACCTGGTCTCGCAGTCGCTGTTCTGGGTGATCCGCGTGGCGATGAAGATCGCGCCGATCGCGGCGTTCGGCGCCATCGCCTTCACCGTGGCGAAGTTCGGCTTGCAGACCCTGGTGCCGCTGGCCGCGCTGGTCGGCGAATTCTTCCTCACCTGCGTGCTGTTCTTCATCCTCGTGCTGGCGCCGATCGCACGCTGGGCCGGTTTCAGCCTGTGGAAGCTGATGCGCTATGTGCGCGAAGAGCTGGTGCTGGTGATCGGCACGAGTTCATCCGAAAGCGTGTTCCCGCAGCTGACCGCGAAGCTGACCCGGCTGGGCGTGCAGGAATCCGTGGTCGGGCTGGTGCTGCCGACCGCGTACAGCTTCAACCACGATGGCACGTGCCTTTACTTCGCGGCCGTCAGCGTGTTCCTGGCCCAGGCCACCGGCACCGCGTTGGGCTGGGAGCAGCAGCTGGGCCTGTTGCTGGTGCTACTGGTGACCTCCAAGGGTGGCGCCGGTGTCGCGGGCTCCGCCATCGCCGTGCTGGCCATGACGCTTGCCGCCACCAAGACCATCCCGGTCGGCAGCATCGCGCTGATCCTGGGCGTGCACCGCATCCTCTCGTCCGCTTTCGTCTTCACCAACATCGCCGGCAACTGCGTCGCCACGCTCGTGGTCGGCAAATGGGAAAAAGCCGTCGACGCCGACCAACTGCATGAAGAACTGTCGCGCGGCTACAAGGCCGCCTGA
- a CDS encoding carbohydrate porin: MKFHDYAFGWKAAGLGALCCLASASAFAQDSSDAAATAQQAPAQNIFQQWAKDGVFIRANLINQYATNPRGGVDQGRTNVGQFNIGADLDMDKLFGITGGSFHFTVYRDYGNGLNHDVTGTFAKQQYIYKNEFPQWHLGLFAWEQKFLDDRLDVLFGRLGTTAYYAHLATNCQFMSGTHCGVPRLINSEAGYSLLPSATWALNVNYKLTRHSYIEAGAYEVNPTTSASNGLDFSIANATGITYPVEWGYVRMDPAEDPHGFEIKAGAYLSTAPLTDPFYNTRGQSKGLHGGTAREANSNRSGVYLMADRVVWRPGNTSSRNLDVFAGIAHQLETDEIMRRQIYTGFVLTGPFASRPIDTIGLSLSYFRMTDAEEKYLRDARIKAGGRGSNNPNQFTVELNYGWKPVPGITLMPNIQYLIHPDNSGIPNTKVLPKNLLVYGLNMQLNISRLFGLRRAQTAE; the protein is encoded by the coding sequence ATGAAGTTCCACGACTACGCCTTCGGCTGGAAAGCCGCGGGGTTGGGAGCGCTTTGCTGCCTGGCCAGCGCTTCCGCCTTCGCGCAGGACAGCAGCGACGCCGCCGCCACGGCCCAGCAGGCACCCGCGCAGAACATCTTCCAGCAATGGGCAAAGGACGGCGTGTTCATCCGCGCCAACCTGATCAACCAGTACGCGACCAATCCGCGCGGGGGCGTGGACCAGGGACGCACCAACGTCGGCCAGTTCAACATCGGCGCCGACCTGGACATGGACAAGCTGTTCGGAATCACCGGCGGCAGCTTCCATTTCACGGTGTATCGCGATTACGGCAACGGCCTGAACCACGACGTGACCGGCACGTTCGCCAAGCAGCAATACATCTACAAGAACGAGTTCCCGCAGTGGCACCTGGGCCTGTTCGCATGGGAGCAGAAGTTCCTCGACGACCGCCTCGACGTCCTGTTCGGCCGGCTCGGCACCACGGCGTACTACGCGCACCTGGCGACCAATTGCCAGTTCATGTCGGGCACGCATTGCGGCGTGCCGCGGCTGATCAATTCCGAGGCGGGCTACAGCCTGTTGCCGTCGGCGACCTGGGCGCTCAACGTCAATTACAAGCTGACCAGGCATTCGTACATCGAGGCCGGTGCCTACGAGGTCAACCCGACCACGTCGGCGAGCAACGGCCTGGATTTCTCGATCGCGAACGCCACCGGCATCACCTACCCCGTGGAATGGGGCTATGTACGGATGGACCCGGCCGAGGACCCGCACGGCTTTGAAATCAAGGCGGGCGCCTACCTCAGCACCGCGCCGCTCACCGATCCGTTCTACAACACCAGGGGCCAGTCGAAGGGCCTGCACGGCGGCACGGCGCGCGAAGCCAATTCAAACCGTTCCGGCGTCTACCTGATGGCCGATCGCGTGGTCTGGCGCCCGGGCAACACCTCGTCGCGCAACCTCGACGTCTTCGCCGGTATCGCCCACCAGCTGGAAACCGACGAGATCATGCGTCGGCAGATCTACACCGGCTTCGTCCTCACCGGCCCGTTCGCCAGCCGGCCGATCGACACCATCGGCCTGTCGCTGTCGTACTTCCGCATGACCGATGCGGAAGAGAAGTACCTGCGCGACGCGCGGATCAAGGCAGGCGGCCGTGGCAGCAACAACCCCAACCAGTTCACCGTCGAGTTGAATTACGGCTGGAAACCGGTGCCCGGCATCACGCTGATGCCGAACATCCAGTACCTCATCCATCCGGATAACTCGGGCATCCCGAACACGAAGGTGCTGCCGAAGAACCTGCTCGTGTACGGCCTGAACATGCAGCTGAACATCTCGCGCCTGTTCGGCCTGCGCCGCGCGCAGACGGCCGAATAA
- a CDS encoding nuclear transport factor 2 family protein: protein MLIRMLGLAACLVAAAPAVAADAAGTNAAVLAPLHAFFDGMAKSDQVAMRAVVQPEGSVALLRKDKLVRMSLGDFVDHIKPGKDAIEERIHDPVVEVDDNLAMIWTPYEFLVNGQVKHCGTDLVHLVKLDGRWVIAGIADNSRDACPKG, encoded by the coding sequence ATGTTGATCCGGATGCTTGGCCTGGCTGCCTGTCTGGTCGCCGCGGCACCTGCCGTCGCGGCCGACGCCGCCGGCACGAACGCCGCGGTGCTCGCACCACTGCACGCCTTCTTCGACGGCATGGCGAAGTCCGACCAGGTCGCGATGCGTGCCGTGGTCCAGCCGGAAGGCAGCGTTGCCCTGCTGCGCAAGGACAAGCTGGTGCGGATGTCGCTCGGCGACTTCGTCGACCACATCAAGCCGGGCAAGGATGCGATCGAAGAACGCATCCACGATCCCGTGGTCGAGGTCGACGACAACCTGGCCATGATCTGGACCCCGTATGAGTTCCTCGTCAATGGCCAGGTGAAGCACTGCGGCACCGACCTGGTCCACCTGGTGAAGCTGGATGGCCGGTGGGTGATCGCTGGCATCGCCGACAACAGCCGCGACGCCTGCCCGAAGGGCTGA
- a CDS encoding TonB-dependent receptor — protein MNRRHLTQGPAVPAIRTRPLAAACAMALLLASGATWAQDQASQDTTQPPAKTDAKSAKDAKAKKSANPDNTATLDAVVVTGIQGAIQNSLKAKQQSSNIIEAISAEDIGKLPDSSIAESLARVPGLATQRIDGRANQISIRGLSPDFVGTTLNGREQATIGENRGVDFDQYPSELISGVTVYKTPDASLVGQGLSGTVDLHTIRPLDLPKAAFAANLRGETTDGGSLNHGSGVGDTGHRASVSYIDQYFDHTLGLAVGFAQLDSPIQEKQYQAWWWSLNNGPQGAETNWGAPHTPGIPDNVLSQEGMQLRAKSQNQLRNGLMTVLEWAPDDHYHSTLDLYYSTVDEKTHLNGAQWSSSPYDNVSYSNVGVQDAVPYPIVTTGHIDGLKAILQNEYTKEKDKLFSAGWNNQYDFGNGWFINADAAYSMAKRRLHDAYLFAGLPGEATSSTDFSNPANFGFPDFTPGTNFADPSVIGFTDPNNYGYDGRAEYDKQKDTIKSFRLEVSHPVGWIFSDFNLGVNYSDREKTKDADVFFAWLNGNGSDSATYQPGFSSPIDPSFLSGVTDLSYGGIPGIVNYDVMRALGSQYYLTQRNGQADWSRNYTVREKVPVAYIKFNLDTSAGGVPITGNMGVQVVRTDQSSQALQTNGDTLVGRISDGARYTKVLPSLNVVAEVADKQFLRFGLAKTMARGRIDDEKVATSAGVAQVTDGPAAGQVLWSGSGGNPQLKPYIAVGVDLSWEKYFGDASYVAAAVFGKNLLNYIYNQTVLDYDFSKYTNDNPTLTPTSTVGSFTTPQNGTGGKVKGLELQAGIEGKLLTPALDGFGAQGNFSLTNSTLPVSAVSSIPGSPSTLPGLSRKVANLALYYEKYGWSFRIAERYRSSFTGEAVALFDQLGYQTILPDRQTDLQIGYEFEQGRFKGLSYLLQVNNLTNSPEKWKQTSALPNNVSVGRPLEYNTFGRTFMLGVNFKM, from the coding sequence ATGAATCGTCGCCATCTGACGCAGGGCCCTGCCGTGCCTGCCATCCGCACGCGCCCGCTCGCCGCCGCCTGTGCCATGGCGTTGCTGCTGGCATCGGGCGCGACCTGGGCACAGGACCAGGCCAGCCAGGACACCACCCAGCCGCCGGCCAAGACCGATGCAAAATCGGCAAAAGACGCCAAGGCAAAGAAATCGGCCAATCCCGACAACACCGCCACGCTCGACGCGGTGGTCGTGACCGGCATCCAGGGGGCGATCCAGAACTCGCTGAAGGCCAAGCAGCAGTCCAGCAACATCATCGAAGCCATCTCGGCCGAGGACATCGGCAAGCTGCCCGACAGCAGCATCGCCGAAAGCCTCGCCCGCGTGCCCGGCCTGGCCACCCAGCGCATCGACGGCCGCGCCAACCAGATCTCGATCCGCGGCCTGTCGCCCGACTTCGTCGGCACGACGCTCAACGGCCGCGAACAGGCGACCATCGGCGAAAACCGCGGCGTCGACTTCGACCAGTATCCGTCCGAGCTCATCAGCGGCGTCACCGTGTACAAGACCCCGGATGCCAGCCTGGTCGGCCAGGGCCTCTCCGGTACCGTCGACCTGCACACCATCCGGCCGCTCGACCTGCCCAAGGCCGCCTTCGCGGCGAACCTGCGCGGCGAGACCACCGATGGCGGCAGCCTTAACCATGGCAGCGGCGTCGGCGACACCGGCCATCGCGCCAGTGTTTCGTACATCGACCAGTACTTCGACCACACGCTCGGCCTGGCCGTGGGCTTTGCCCAGCTCGATTCGCCGATCCAGGAGAAGCAGTACCAGGCCTGGTGGTGGAGCCTCAACAACGGCCCGCAGGGCGCGGAGACCAACTGGGGCGCACCGCATACCCCCGGCATCCCGGACAACGTGCTGTCGCAGGAAGGCATGCAGCTGCGCGCGAAGTCGCAGAACCAGCTGCGCAACGGCCTGATGACCGTGCTGGAATGGGCGCCCGACGACCATTACCACTCGACCCTGGATCTCTACTACTCCACGGTCGACGAGAAGACCCACCTCAACGGCGCGCAGTGGTCGAGCAGCCCCTACGACAACGTGTCGTACTCCAACGTCGGCGTCCAGGACGCCGTGCCCTATCCGATCGTCACCACCGGCCACATCGACGGCCTGAAGGCGATCCTGCAGAACGAATACACCAAGGAGAAGGACAAGCTCTTCTCGGCCGGCTGGAACAACCAGTACGACTTCGGCAACGGCTGGTTCATCAACGCCGACGCCGCGTATTCGATGGCCAAGCGCCGCCTGCACGACGCGTACCTGTTCGCCGGCCTGCCCGGCGAGGCGACGAGCTCGACCGACTTCTCCAACCCGGCCAATTTCGGCTTCCCGGACTTCACCCCGGGCACCAATTTCGCCGACCCGTCGGTGATCGGCTTTACCGATCCGAACAACTACGGCTACGACGGCCGCGCGGAATACGACAAGCAGAAAGACACGATCAAGTCATTCCGCCTCGAAGTCAGCCATCCGGTCGGCTGGATCTTCAGCGACTTCAACCTGGGCGTGAACTACTCCGACCGCGAAAAGACCAAGGACGCGGACGTCTTCTTCGCCTGGCTCAACGGCAACGGCTCCGACTCGGCGACCTACCAGCCGGGCTTCTCCTCGCCGATCGATCCCTCGTTCCTCAGCGGCGTCACCGACCTGAGCTACGGCGGCATCCCCGGCATCGTGAACTACGACGTGATGCGCGCGCTCGGCAGCCAGTACTACCTGACCCAGCGCAATGGCCAGGCCGACTGGAGCCGCAATTACACGGTGCGCGAAAAGGTCCCGGTCGCGTACATCAAGTTCAACCTCGACACCTCGGCCGGTGGCGTGCCGATCACCGGCAACATGGGCGTGCAGGTGGTCCGAACCGACCAGTCGTCGCAGGCGCTGCAGACCAATGGCGACACCCTGGTCGGACGGATCTCCGACGGCGCGCGTTACACCAAGGTGCTGCCCAGCCTGAACGTCGTCGCCGAAGTCGCCGACAAGCAGTTCCTGCGTTTCGGCCTGGCCAAGACGATGGCCCGCGGCCGCATCGACGACGAAAAGGTCGCGACCTCGGCCGGCGTCGCCCAGGTCACCGACGGCCCCGCGGCGGGCCAGGTGCTGTGGTCCGGCAGCGGCGGCAACCCGCAGCTGAAGCCGTACATCGCGGTGGGCGTGGACCTGTCGTGGGAGAAGTACTTCGGCGATGCGAGCTACGTCGCCGCGGCGGTGTTCGGCAAGAACCTGCTGAACTACATCTACAACCAGACCGTCCTCGACTACGACTTCTCCAAGTACACCAACGACAACCCGACGCTGACCCCGACCAGCACGGTCGGCTCGTTCACGACCCCGCAAAACGGCACCGGCGGCAAGGTCAAGGGCCTGGAATTGCAGGCCGGCATCGAAGGCAAGCTGCTCACTCCGGCGCTGGATGGTTTCGGTGCACAGGGCAACTTCTCGTTGACCAACAGCACCCTGCCGGTGAGCGCGGTGTCGAGCATCCCGGGCAGCCCGAGCACCCTGCCCGGCCTGTCGCGCAAGGTCGCCAACCTGGCCCTGTACTACGAAAAGTACGGCTGGTCGTTCCGCATCGCCGAACGCTATCGCTCCTCGTTCACCGGTGAAGCGGTCGCACTGTTCGACCAGCTCGGCTACCAGACGATCCTGCCCGATCGCCAGACCGACCTGCAGATCGGTTACGAGTTCGAACAGGGGCGCTTCAAGGGCCTGTCGTACCTGTTGCAGGTAAACAACCTGACCAACTCGCCGGAAAAGTGGAAACAGACGTCGGCGTTGCCGAACAACGTCAGCGTCGGCCGTCCGCTGGAATACAACACCTTCGGCCGGACCTTCATGCTTGGCGTGAACTTCAAGATGTAA